Genomic window (Streptomyces sp. RerS4):
GCGATCCACGACGACGCGAAGGCGGGCGGCGCCGCGTCCGCCGCGTTCTGGCGGGACGAGTACCGCCTCAACGCCCGCATCGCCCGCTACCCGAAGCCCTACGTGGCCCTGATGGACGGCATCGTCATGGGCGGCGGGGTCGGGGTCTCCGCCCACGGCGGCGTCCGGATCGTCACCGAACGCTCCCGCGTCGCGATGCCCGAGACCGGCATCGGCTTCGTCCCCGACGTCGGCGGCACCTTCCTGCTGGCCCACGCCCCCGGCGAACTCGGCACCCACCTGGCGCTGTCCGGCTCCGCCGTCGGCGCGGCCGACGCCCTCCTGTGCGGGCTCGCCGACCACCACGTGCCGGCCGACGCCCTGCCCGCCCTCGCCCGGGGCCTCGCCGAGCACACCGTGGCCGAAGCCCTCGCCCGGCACGTCCAGGCCCCGCCGCCGGGCGAACTGGCCGACGCCCGCGCCTGGATCGACCCCTGTTACGGCGCAGACACCGTCGAGGAGATCATCGAGCGTCTCCACGCCACGGGCGTGCCCGCCGCCAAGGAGGCCGCGGAACTCCTGCTGACGCGCTCGCCCACCTCCCTGAAGGTCACCCTGGAGGCGCTGCGCCGGGCCCGCCGCCTCGGCCCCCTCGAACGGGTCCTGGAACAGGAGTACCGGGTGTCCTGCAACACCCTGTCCCACCCCGACCTGGTCGAGGGCATCCGGGCCCAGGTCATCGACAAGGACCGCCGGCCCCGATGGAACCCGTCCGCCCTGGAGGACGTCCGGGAGGCCGATGTCGCCCGCGCCTTCGCGCCGCTCGACGGGAACCGCGAACTCAGCCTCGGTTGATCCGGGTCGCCAAACCGTCGAGGACCCGCTGGAGTCCGTAGTCGAAGTGCTCGGCGCGCGTGCGCGCCGGATCGAGCAGGGAGGGGCCGTACGCCTCGCTGGTGGTCGCGCCGATGACGTAGGAGATGACCGCCCGCATCGCGAGCTCGGCCTCGCCGGGCGGGAAGCCGGCCGACCGGGCCGGCCCGAGCATCCGCTCCGACACGCGCATCTGGTTCGGCCCCGGGTGGGACAGACCGACCCGGCCGAGGACCGAGGCCACCCAGGGGTGGCGCAGGACCATGTCGCGCAGGCTGTGCCCGCTGTGCGACAGGGCCTCGCGCCACCCCTCGGGGCCGGCGCCGGCGGGGAGTTCGACCTCGCCGAAGACCTCGTCCACGACGAGCTCGATCAGCTCGCCCTTGTTGGCCACGTGCCGGTACAGGGAGGTGGCCGCCGTGCCCATCCCGCCGCCGAGCTTGCGCATGCTCAGCGCCTCCAGGCCCTCGGCGTCCAGGAACCGCACCGCCGCGGCGACGATCTGCTCCCGGCTCAGCGCGGGCTGTTCCTTCCGGCGGCGCGGCCGGGTCCCCCCGGAGGGGACGGGCGCGGCGGGGGTCTGCTCTGCGGAGGACACACCCCCACGCTAGCGCGTGCGCACACCGTACGCAGCGGCACACCGGGACACGCCGCGTCCGCCGTGACCGCCTACGCGCCCACGTACTCCCGCAGGTGCCGAGCCGTCAGGGTGTCCCCCTCCGCCACCAACCGCGACGGGGTGCCCTCGAAGACCACCCGGCCACCGTCGTGGCCGCCGCCCGGACCGATGTCGATCAGCCAGTCGGCGTGCGCCATGACCGCCTGGTGGTGCTCGATGACGATCACCGAGTTGCCGGCGTCCACCAGCCGGTCCAACAGGGCGAGGAGCTGGTCGACGTCCGCCATGTGCAGCCCGGTCGTCGGCTCGTCCAGCAGGTACGTCGACGCCTCCTCCGCCATGCTGATGGCCAGCTTGAGCCGCTGGCGCTCACCGCCCGACAGGGTACTGAGCGGCTGCCCGAGCCGTACGTAGCCCAGGCCCACGTCCACCAGCCGTCCCAGCACCGCGCGCGCCTGACCGGTGGTGAAGAACCCGTGCGCCTCCGCCACGGGCATGTCGAGCACCTCGCCGATGTTCTTGCCGCGCAGCCGGTACGTCAGCACCTCCGGCGTGAAACGCCGTCCCTCGCACTCCTCGCAGACCGAGGCCACCCCGGCCATCATCGCCAGATCCGTGTAGATCACCCCGAGCCCGTTGCACTTCGGGCACGCGCCCTCCGAATTCGCGCTGAACAGCGCCGCCTTGACCCCGTTGGCCTTGGCGAAGGCGGACCGGATCGGGTTCAGCAGACCCGTGTACGTCGCCGGGTTGGACCGGCGCGAGCCGCGGATCGGCGACTGGTCGGCCACCACCACCCCGTCCCGCCCGGCCAGGTAGCCGTGGACCAGCGAACTCTTGCCGGAGCCCGCCACCCCCGTCACCACCGTCAGCACGCCGAGCGGCACCTCCACGTTGA
Coding sequences:
- a CDS encoding enoyl-CoA hydratase/isomerase family protein, encoding MKSEDDTVVIDRAGRAGFLTLNRPRALNALTHAMVRRISEALDAWEADPDVRTVVIRGAGERGLCAGGDIRAIHDDAKAGGAASAAFWRDEYRLNARIARYPKPYVALMDGIVMGGGVGVSAHGGVRIVTERSRVAMPETGIGFVPDVGGTFLLAHAPGELGTHLALSGSAVGAADALLCGLADHHVPADALPALARGLAEHTVAEALARHVQAPPPGELADARAWIDPCYGADTVEEIIERLHATGVPAAKEAAELLLTRSPTSLKVTLEALRRARRLGPLERVLEQEYRVSCNTLSHPDLVEGIRAQVIDKDRRPRWNPSALEDVREADVARAFAPLDGNRELSLG
- a CDS encoding TetR/AcrR family transcriptional regulator, producing MSSAEQTPAAPVPSGGTRPRRRKEQPALSREQIVAAAVRFLDAEGLEALSMRKLGGGMGTAATSLYRHVANKGELIELVVDEVFGEVELPAGAGPEGWREALSHSGHSLRDMVLRHPWVASVLGRVGLSHPGPNQMRVSERMLGPARSAGFPPGEAELAMRAVISYVIGATTSEAYGPSLLDPARTRAEHFDYGLQRVLDGLATRINRG